A single genomic interval of Penicillium psychrofluorescens genome assembly, chromosome: 2 harbors:
- a CDS encoding uncharacterized protein (ID:PFLUO_002615-T1.cds;~source:funannotate), translating to MARPMRIRLFAVLSLVLVLVQLPNVYTSPLEFFDRGLDDRDASHRGIGPGKLGAVASENSICSRHGTDILEKGGNAADALVATQFCVGVIGMYHSGIGGGGFMLVHAPNGSYEFIDFRETAPAAAFQEMYRNNTDASIFGGLASGVPGEVRGLEHLHKNYGSLPWATLLEPAIRTAREGFPVTADLVNYMNSAVGDGPDFLVNDPTWALDFAPNGTRLGVGDIITRRRYADTLDVIAQQGPGAFYSGPIAETMINALQRANGTMTLEDLRDYDVAIRNISQIDYRGYTITSTSAPSSGIVAMSILKILNTYKDFFSSEKSVDLSTHRMDEAIRFGYGERTELGDPLFVKGMYEYERSMLNQSTIDEIHSKISDFHTLNVSAYDPAGLESLDTPGTSHIAAADHSGLAISVITTINLLFGSQVMVPETGIIMNDEMNDFSIPGSSNSFGFIPSPANYIRPGKRPLSSCTPAMVTRPDGTLYLITGAAGGSRIITATVQNIIHIVDEGLTAAEALAKPRLHDQLVPNQVTFEYAYDNSTVAFMESRGHNITWVAPGQSTAQAIRVLPNGTFDAAGEPRQSSSAGYCV from the exons ATGGCTCGACCGATGAGAATCCGCCTCTTCGCGGTACTGTCCTTGgtcttggtgctggtgcaATTGCCTAATGTTTACACTTCGCCGCTGGAATTCTTTGACCGGGGTCTCGATGACCGCGATGCTTCCCATCGGGGTATTGGACCTGGCAAGCTGGGCGCTGTTGCTAGTGAGAACTCGATTTGTTCACGTCATGGAACAGACATTCTGGAAAAAGGCGGCAATGCCGCTGATGCT TTGGTTGCGACCCAATTCTGTGTTGGAGTTATCG GGATGTACCATAGTGGTATCGGTGGAGGAGGCTTCATGCTCGTACACGCACCCAATGGCTCTTACGAGTTTATTGATTTCCGCGAGACAGCACCGGCAGCTGCCTTCCAGGAAATGTACAGAAACAACACCGACGCCTCGATCTTCGGCGGATTGGCTAG CGGTGTGCCTGGCGAAGTCCGTGGTCTGGAGCATCTTCATAAGAACTATGGGTCTTTGCCGTGGGCTACACTTTTGGAGCCAGCGATCCGGACCGCTCGTGAAGGATTTCCCGTCACAGCGGACCTAGTCAATTACATGAACTCGGCAGTCGGCGATGGGCCTGACTTCCTCGTCAATGACCCCACATGGGCCCTTGACTTTGCCCCAAATGGTACGCGCTTGGGTGTGGGAGACATTATCACCCGGCGGCGCTATGCGGATACGCTCGATGTTATTGCACAGCAGGGCCCTGGTGCATTCTACTCAGGCCCCATTGCTGAGACCATGATCAATGCTCTGCAGCGCGCAAATGGCACAATGACACTGGAAGATCTGCGCGACTACGATGTTGCCATCCGCAATATCTCTCAGATTGATTATCGTGGCTACACGATTACTAGTACCAGTGCGCCTTCCAGTGGTATTGTCGCTATGAGTATCTTGAAAATCCTCAACACTTACAAggacttcttctcgtctgAAAAATCTGTGGATCTGAGTACTCATCggatggacgaggccatACGCTTTGGTTACGGCGAG AGAACCGAACTCGGCGATCCTCTATTTGTCAAGGGAATGTATGAATATGAGCGCAGCATGCTGAACCAGTCCACCATCGACGAGATTCATTCCAAGATCTCCGACTTTCACACACTGAATGTATCCGCTTATGACCCCGCGGGCTTGGAGAGTTTGGACAC CCCGGGGACTTCCCACATCGCAGCAGCGGACCACTCCGGTCTCGCGATCTCGGTCATCACGACTATCAACCTCCTGTTCGGCAGTCAAGTCATGGTCCCTGAGACGGGAATCATCATGAATGACGAAATGAATG ACTTCTCAATCCCCGGATCCTCCAACTCCTTTGGCTTCATACCTTCCCCTGCGAACTACATCCGACCCGGAAAGCGCCCTCTCTCGTCCTGTACACCCGCAATGGTGACCCGGCCTGATGGGACACTCTACCTGATTACCGGCGCCGCCGGAGGCAGCCGCATTATTACCGCCACAGTGCAGAATATTATTCACATCGTCGACGAAGGATTGActgctgcagaagctctGGCCAAACCACGGCTGCATGATCAGCTTGTCCCCAACCAGGTCACTTTTGAGTATGCCTATGACAACTCTACTGTTGCATTCATGGAGTCTCGTGGTCACAACATCACTTGGGTTGCTCCCGGGCAGAGTACGGCGCAGGCGATTCGTGTCCTGCCGAATGGGACTTTTGATGCTGCGGGAGAGCCGAGACAATCAAGCTCGGCAGGGTATTGTGTATAG
- a CDS encoding uncharacterized protein (ID:PFLUO_002616-T1.cds;~source:funannotate): protein MEPAGALQRLTNTAGILLDWIGELKVRQVDERHGLLLSFAAVSHIFPDYARRSLAAEDNAYHCDVNETKMLQAANDIANKGFQKAGYNYVVLDDCWSIKSGRDNVTNRIRPDLSKFPHGINGLVDKIHALGLKAGIYSSAGYTTCGGYPASLDYEMIDATTFAEWGIDYLKYDNCGVPEFYDDTCYSCNADPTFATNLVNGTCTNDTEQNGAATMMPICDSAWPTDGRNYSQSYTALRYRVMGNALLSQNRSILFSLCDWGTDEPWTWANETGNSWRMSNDIEPTWGDVTRILNMNSFLGDYTDFTGHNDPDMLEVGNGDLTVEETRTHFALWALMKAPLLIGTDITQLSQANIDILQNKHLIAFNQDPIYGKPATPYKWGVNPNWTYNSTNPAEFWSGQSSKGIMVAMFNTLNTTRTMTADFSEIPGLTENSYRVIDAWTGRNMGCKKGSFKKTLNAHDTAVLLLKDTCAGVSDVAEE, encoded by the exons atggaGCCAGCAGGCGCGTTGCAGAGGCTTACGAACACTGCCGGCATTCTTCTGGACTGGATCGGAGAATTAAAGGTCCGGCAGGTGGACGAGCGCCATGGCCTGCTGCTCAGCTTTGCCGCTGTCTCGCACATCTTCCCGGATTACGCTCGTCGCTCTCTAGCTGCTGAGGAT AATGCGTATCATTGCGATGTCAATGAAACCAAGATGTTGCAGGCAGCCAACGACATCGCCAACAAAGGCTTTCAGAAGGCCGGCTACAATTACGTTGTGCTTGATGACTGTTGGTCAATAAAGAGTGGGCGAGACAATGTCACCAACCGAATTCGACCAGATCTGTCAAAGTTCCCGCATGGTATCAACGGGCTCGTAGACAAGATTCACGCGTTGGGTTTGAAGGCTGGAATCTACTCTAGCGCAGGCTATACTACCTGTGGTGGGTATCCGGCAAGTCTTGATTATGAAATGATCGATGCGACTACGTTTGCCGAATGGGGCATCGACTACCTCAAATATGACAA CTGCGGGGTTCCCGAGTTTTATGACGATACGTGCTATTCTTGCAACGCTGATCCCACTTTCGCCACGAACTTGGTGAATGGGACTTGCACCAACGACACCGAACAGAACGGTGCTGCCACAATGATGCCGATCTGCGACTCTGCGTGGCCCACAGACGGGCGAAATTACAGCCAGTCCTACACTGCACTACGTTATCGTGTCATGGGCAACGCGCTCTTGAGCCAGAATCGGTCGATACTATTCAGCTTGTGTGACTGGGGTACTGATGAGCCTTGGACATGGGCAAATGAGACCGGCAACTCATGGAGAATGTCCAACGATATCGAGC CAACCTGGGGAGATGTTACTCGCATCCTCAACATGAATTCTTTCCTTGGCGATTACACCGATTTCACGGGGCATAACGACCCGGACATGCTCGAGGTCGGCAACGGCGATCTGACAGTCGAGGAAACTCGAACTCACTTTGCCCTATGGGCACTGATGAAGGCACCGCTCTTGATAGGAACTGATATCACCCAACTCAGCCAGgccaacatcgacatcctGCAGAATAAGCATTTGATCGCGTTCAATCAAGATCCGATTTACGGGAAGCCAGCGACTCCGTATAAATGGGGCGTCAACCCCAACTGGACCTATAATTCCACCAATCCGGCTGAATTCTGGTCCGGGCAATCGTCTAAGGGTATTATGGTGGCCATGTTCAACACACTCAATACGACGCGAACTATGACGGCCGACTTTTCCGAGATTCCAGGACTGACGGAGAACTCATACCGCGTCATCGACGCGTGGACAGGGAGGAACATGGGCTGCAAAAAGGGCAGTTTCAAGAAGACGCTGAACGCCCACGACACCGCGGTTCTGCTCTTGAAGGACACGTGCGCTGGCGTGTCGGATGTGGCTGAAGAATAA
- a CDS encoding uncharacterized protein (ID:PFLUO_002617-T1.cds;~source:funannotate), whose translation MFTLWIGRRPTIVISDPNVAVDLLEKRSTKFSSRPRFVVMGELYWDNAGILVQPYGKEWQIRRRMLHQALNPSALRLYKPVQEAEATRLCAALVDGPESYEMLIDRFTASVVFSIAYGHRIDSMSSKVIRERLEFMQYSASLNVPGRFLAETIPWLKHVPNILAPWKAEIQRRGREEAATNISLVRRVQDEIKNSDQVPDSLTKLLLEARESDPAAFGVLSERDFSFVPASLFGAGSDTTASTLCSAILMLVTNPGVQAIAHAELDHIIGTSRLPRFSDEASLPYIKALCNETLRIRPVAVLGGTPHANSVADTYKGYTIPQGTTILSNSWAINLNPIYYPNPHHFNPLRFLSVDPAKLPYLPPLSEEDIAEASPQRSHPAKEGHSSFGWGRRICPGAGLAQNSLFIALVRLLWAFEIRPAKTLYGPERSYDTFAYTQGFNIRPFPFECEISVRSEAHRRVLRKELEDAEAVMSRFAPFEEYNNTGLS comes from the coding sequence ATGTTTACTCTGTGGATTGGTCGCCGTCCCACAATTGTGATATCTGATCCGAATGTGGCGGTAGACCTCCTTGAAAAACGAAGCACCAAGTTCAGCTCCCGCCCCCGCTTCGTGGTAATGGGAGAATTATACTGGGACAATGCGGGTATTTTGGTGCAGCCTTATGGAAAGGAATGGCAAATAAGGCGACGCATGCTTCACCAGGCGCTGAACCCCTCCGCACTCCGCCTGTACAAGCCCGTGCAAGAGGCCGAGGCGACGAGGTTGTGTGCTGCCCTGGTTGATGGGCCGGAATCATACGAGATGCTGATCGACCGGTTCACCGCAAGTGTAGTGTTTAGCATTGCCTACGGTCATCGGATAGATTCTATGAGTTCAAAGGTCATTCGCGAAAGACTTGAGTTTATGCAATACTCGGCATCCCTCAATGTGCCAGGCCGATTTCTCGCCGAGACAATTCCCTGGCTCAAGCATGTGCCAAATATTCTTGCGCCATGGAAAGCAGAGATTCAACGCCGAGGTCGTGAAGAAGCTGCTACAAACATAAGTCTTGTTCGTCGTGTCCAGGATGAAATCAAGAATTCTGACCAGGTCCCTGACTCCCTGACAAAACTACTTCTTGAAGCACGGGAGTCCGACCCTGCTGCTTTTGGCGTCCTCAGTGAACGGGACTTCTCGTTTGTACCTGCATCACTCTTTGGGGCTGGTAGTGACACAACGGCTAGTACGCTCTGCAGCGCGATACTCATGTTGGTGACAAATCCAGGCGTTCAAGCCATTGCACACGCAGAACTCGACCACATTATTGGAACTTCCCGATTACCTCGGTTCAGTGATGAGGCGAGTCTGCCGTATATCAAGGCACTGTGCAATGAGACGCTTCGAATACGCCCCGTCGCCGTACTAGGGGGCACACCACATGCCAACTCTGTTGCCGACACATATAAGGGCTACACAATCCCGCAAGGCACGACAATTCTCTCCAACTCATGGGCTATCAACCTCAACCCAATATATTACCCGAACCCACACCACTTCAACCCACTCCGTTTCCTGTCCGTCGATCCTGCCAAACTGCCGTATCTCCCTCCCCTTTCAGAAGAGGACATCGCCGAGGCATCGCCACAAAGGTCTCATCCTGCCAAAGAAGGCCATAGCTCCTTTGGGTGGGGCCGACGCATTTGTCCTGGCGCCGGACTGGCGCAGAACTCCCTGTTCATTGCACTGGTGCGCCTGTTGTGGGCATTCGAGATTCGGCCGGCGAAAACTCTCTATGGACCTGAGAGAAGCTATGATACTTTTGCCTATACGCAGGGATTTAATATACGACCCTTTCCATTTGAATGTGAGATTAGTGTAAGGAGCGAGGCGCATCGGCGTGTTTTGAGGAAAGAGTTGGAGGACGCTGAGGCGGTCATGAGTCGATTCGCTCCGTTTGAAGAGTATAACAACACCGGGCTTTCTTGA
- a CDS encoding uncharacterized protein (ID:PFLUO_002618-T1.cds;~source:funannotate), protein MADGEKSSSVDGPTPENSNTDISHINEEKLSQHDVQYRDVEKGPVETQDGENRQEEEAPRDPNVVDWDGPDDPENPLNWTTKRKTYATLSISLITFLTPLGSSMFAPGVPEVMKSFHFTNTELSSFVVSVYLLGYVFGPLLIAPLSEMHGRRIIYTACNLLYVIFTVACALAPEIGSLIVFRFLAGCAGSCPLTIGAGSIADMFPQERRGGAMASWAIGPLIGPVVGPIAGGYLAQAKGWRWTFWVLAMASGAVAISSFFSIRESYPPTLLARKTKKLQKETGNTNLRSALDDGRTPKDRFWFSIVRPTKMLFLSPIVFMLSLYVAVIYGYLYLLFTTITEVFEKNYHFSEGSVGLAYLGIGIGSIIGLVILGLTSDRLLKYMTARNGGISKPEYRLPPMIPGALFIPLALFMYGWTAQNHDPWIVPIIGTSFLGVGMLIAFMNTSTYLVDAYTIYSASAMAANTVFRSLVGAILPMAGQSMYAALGLGWGNSLLGFIALALAPLPIVFYVYGERIRNSKMFHVEF, encoded by the exons ATGGCAGACGGCGAGA AGAGTTCGTCCGTCGATGGACCTACACCGGAGAACAGCAATACGGATATTTCCCATATCAACGAGGAGAAGCTTTCACAACACGATGTGCAATATAGAGATGTCGAGAAAGGACCTGTTGAGACACAGGATGGCGAGAACCGacaggaagaggaagcgccGCGCGATCCTAATGTCGTCGATTGGGATGGCCCAGATGACCCGGAGAATCCGTTGAATTGGACGACGAAGCGAAAAACCTATGCGACACTCTCCATATCCTTGATCACGTTCCTCAC ACCCCTGGGTTCCTCAATGTTTGCGCCCGGTGTGCCTGAGGTGATGAAATCCTTCCATTTCACCAACACCGAACTCTCTTCCTTTGTTGTATCGGTTTACTTGCTCGGTTATGTTTTCGGCCCGCTGCTGATTGCGCCTCTGTCGGAAATGCACGGGCGCCGAATTATTTACACTGCCTGCAACCTGCTCTATGTGATTTTCACCGTTGCCTGTGCGCTCGCCCCTGAGATCGGCAGCTTGATTGTTTTCCGCTTTCTTGCGGGCTGCGCGGGCAGCTGTCCTTTGACTATTGGAGCCGGTTCGATTGCAGATATGTTTCCACAGGAGAGGAGAGGTGGTGCCATGGCTTCTTGGGCTATTGGTCCTTTGATCGGACCTGTTGTTGGCCCGATCG CTGGCGGATATCTCGCACAAGCAAAGGGTTGGAGGTGGACTTTCTGGGTCCTTGCTATGGCA AGCGGTGCCGTAGCTATCAGCTCGTTTTTCTCCATCCGCGAATCCTACCCACCGACGCTTCTGGCCCgcaagacgaagaagctgcAAAAGGAGACCGGAAACACTAATTTACGCTCcgccctcgacgacggcCGCACTCCGAAAGACCGCTTTTGGTTCTCTATTGTGCGCCCAACAAAGATGCTCTTCCTTTCCCCAATTGTCTTCATGCTCTCGCTCTATGTCGCTGTGATTTACGGGTATTTGTACCTGTTGTTCACTACCATAACCGAGGTCTTTGAGAAAAACTACCATTTCTCAGAGGGATCAGTCGGACTCGCATACCTCGGCATTGGAATCGGGTCCATAATCGGCCTTGTCATTCTGGGCCTGACATCCGACCGGCTGCTGAAATACATGACGGCCAGAAATGGCGGCATCTCGAAACCGGAGTACCGTCTCCCTCCCATGATCCCCGGCGCGCTGTTCATTCCACTGGCGCTCTTCATGTATGGTTGGACTGCTCAGAACCACGATCCCTGGATCGTGCCTATTATTGGAACTTCATTCCTTGGTGTCGGCATGTTGATAGCCTTT ATGAATACTAGCACATATCTGGTCGACGCTTATACCATCTACTCCgcttccgccatggctgcaaaCACAGTATTCCGGTCTCTAGTTGGCGCGATTCTTCCAATGGCCGGTCAGTCAATGTATGCCgcgcttggtcttggttGGGGCAACTCACTGCTCGGGTTCATTGCGCTGGCACTTGCCCCGCTACCCATTGTTTTCTACGTGTACGGAGAACGTATACGGAACAGCAAGATGTTCCATGTTGAGTTTTAG
- a CDS encoding uncharacterized protein (ID:PFLUO_002619-T1.cds;~source:funannotate) produces MQLTGVLAILGAELALAAATSRTDVVPVKLGIQGLLENAKELRSLQKNHGVGIVTNPTGSLPNLINDVYVLQSENVTINSIFSPEQGLNGAQQAGSSSGGYIDPQSGVPVQTLYALTPQQMLASFRNQSVDTILFDLQDVGARFYTYVWTMAWIMEGIAGTNITLIVLDRPNPINGIDVEGPLLNMNYTSGVGLFPIPLQHGMTIGELALMFNDKFIPNHTRGRKAKVEVVWMEGWTRDMYYDDTGLPFILPSANLPTLDSVIVYPGTGLIEGTNISEGRGTTKPFQLLGAAWIDWHLAQAMQSENLPGTAWREAAFMPEFDKYANQTATGVELYITNRSIFNPLRTTIALLVNVRKLYPSKLEFIPDDFDVLSGSSYIRTAIEAGKNTNEIVTGWQEELRSFMQLRAKYLHY; encoded by the coding sequence ATGCAATTGACCGGCGTGCTAGCTATTCTTGGTGCCGAATTGGCCTTGGCCGCGGCGACAAGCAGAACAGATGTCGTCCCTGTGAAACTCGGCATCCAGGGTCTTCTGGAGAACGCGAAAGAGCTAAGATCGCTGCAAAAAAACCACGGCGTGGGAATTGTGACAAACCCGACTGGTTCACTGCCGAACCTGATCAATGATGTTTATGTGCTCCAATCGGAGAATGTAACTATCAATTCAATATTCTCGCCGGAGCAGGGGCTCAATGGCGCCCAGCAAGCGGGGAGCTCGAGCGGCGGTTATATAGATCCCCAGAGCGGCGTTCCTGTTCAGACACTGTACGCCCTGACGCCACAACAAATGCTGGCTAGCTTTCGCAACCAGAGCGTGGACACCATTTTGTTTGACCTCCAGGATGTCGGAGCTCGCTTCTATACATATGTTTGGACCATGGCTTGGATTATGGAGGGCATCGCGGGAACCAACATCACGTTGATCGTGTTGGACAGGCCGAACCCGATCAACGGCATTGATGTCGAGGGGCCACTGCTGAACATGAATTACACCAGCGGCGTTGGACTGTTTCCGATTCCGCTGCAACACGGCATGACAATCGGCGAGCTGGCGCTCATGTTCAATGATAAGTTTATCCCGAACCACACTCGCGGGCGCAAGGCGAAGGTGGAAGTTGTCTGGATGGAGGGCTGGACCCGTGACATGTACTACGATGACACAGGATTGCCATTTATTTTGCCGTCAGCCAATCTACCGACTCTCGACAGTGTTATTGTCTACCCTGGAACAGGCCTAATCGAGGGAACCAATATTTCAGAGGGCCGCGGGACAACGAAGCCGTTTCAACTTCTGGGTGCTGCATGGATCGACTGGCATCTAGCCCAGGCAATGCAATCTGAGAACCTGCCTGGCACTGCCTGGCGCGAGGCGGCATTCATGCCAGAGTTCGACAAATACGCGAACCAGACCGCGACCGGTGTGGAATTATACATCACGAACCGAAGCATCTTTAATCCACTCCGTACAACAATTGCGCTCCTGGTCAACGTTCGAAAATTGTACCCGAGCAAGCTCGAATTCATCCCTGACGACTTTGACGTTCTGAGCGGCTCATCGTATATTCGCACTGCAATCGAAGCGGGCAAGAATACAAACGAGATCGTTACTGGATGGCAGGAGGAGTTGCGATCCTTCATGCAGCTTCGGGCCAAGTATCTACATTACTAA
- a CDS encoding uncharacterized protein (ID:PFLUO_002620-T1.cds;~source:funannotate), whose translation MALPPGKSITLADIEKPGAITHQWAAFKRHAAAGNSTFEQLLDHKNPHLGTFSQRFWWNAEWWNGEGSPVVLFTPGEEAADGYVGYLTNQTITGLYAQEIDGAVVMLEHRYWGESSPYSELTTENLQYLTLENSIADLTYFAENVKLPFDKRRSSNAQNAPWVLSGGSYSGALTAWTESTSPGTFWAYHASSAPVEAIFNYWQYFKPIQEGMPQNCSLDVSRVVDFIDQINNNGTDKQRQNLKDMFGLGDLEYFDDFANALENGPWLWQENSFYTGYSEFYEFCDYVENANSTVAGPDGVGLQKALHGYAEWFKNVYFPGSCASFGYWSGNYSTACYNTHDPNSPLYTDLSVDNTAQRQWEWLVCNEPFFYWQDGAPSDVPSIVSRSVTGDFYQRQCPLYFPEVNGHTYGSGKGKTAAQLNAWTKGWDLTETTRLTWTNGQYDPWREAGVSSGFRPGGALQSRRSAPVHVIPDGIHCSDLILKNGAVNAGAQAVIDAEVAQIKEWVAEYYQKYSRAKV comes from the exons ATGGCCCTGCCACCCGGCAAGTCCATCACGCTCGCCGATATCGAAAAACCTGGCGCCATCACCCATCAATG GGCCGCATTCAAGAGACACGCCGCAGCTGGCAATTCAACGTTCGAGCAGCTGCTTGATCACAAGAATCCACACCTCGGAACATTTTCTCAACGCTTCTGGTGGAATGCGGAATGGTGGAACGGCGAGGGGTCACCG GTGGTCCTCTTCACCCCTGGTGAGGAAGCAGCTGATGGATATGTCGGCTACTTGACCAACCAGACCATCACTGGGCTTTATGCCCAGGAAATCGATGGAGCTGTTGTTATGCTTGAAC ACCGCTACTGGGGAGAATCATCTCCATATAGCGAGTTGACAACGGAAAACCTGCAGTACCTGACTTTGGAAAATTCCATTGCCGACCTCACATACTTTGCCGAGAATGTGAAGCTTCCCTTTGACAAGAGACGCAGCAGCAATGCTCAAAATGCG CCCTGGGTCCTTAGTGGAGGATCTTACAGCGGTGCTCTGACGGCCTGGACCGAGTCGACCTCCCCAGGCACGTTCTGGGCTTACCATGCATCCAGTGCTCCTGTTGAGGCCATTTTCAACTAC TGGCAATACTTCAAGCCTATCCAGGAGGGAATGCCGCAGAACTGCAGTCTCGATGTCTCTCGGGTCGTTGATTTCATTGATCAAATCAATAACAACGGGACCGACAAACAGCGACAGAATCTGAAAGATATGTTTGGGCTCGGGGATCTGGAGTATTTTGACGATTTTGCAAA TGCGCTGGAGAACGGACCATGGCTGTGGCAGGAGAATAGTTTCTACACAGGCTATTCGGAGTTTTACGAATTCTGTGACTATGTTGAG AATGCCAACAGCACTGTTGCTGGGCCCGACGGTGTTGGCCTCCAAAAGGCGCTTCACGGTTATGCGGAGTGGTTCAAGAATGTTTACTTTCCTGGGT CCTGCGCGTCGTTCGGCTACTGGAGCGGTAACTACTCAACTGCATGTTACAACACTCATGATCCCAACAGCCCTCTATATACGGATCTGTCCGTGGACAACACCGCTCAGAGGCAATGGGAGTGGTTAGTGTGCAACGAGCCGTTCTTCTACTGGCAAGA TGGTGCGCCGTCCGATGTCCCAAGTATAGTCTCTCGCAGTGTCACCGGCGATTTCTACCAGAGGCAATGCCCCCTGTATTTCCCCGAGGTGAACGGCCACACCTACGGGAGCGGCAAGGGCAAAACGGCAGCCCAGCTCAACGCGTGGACCAAAGGCTGGGATCTTACTGAGACAACTCGACTTACTTGGACCAATGG GCAATATGATCCCTGGAGAGAGGCCGGTGTTTCCTCGGGCTTCCGCCCTGGTGGAGCACTTCAGTCCCGGCGTTCGGCCCCCGTTCATGTTATTCCAGACGGCATTCACTGCTCGGATCTCATTCTTAAAAATGGCGCAGTGAATGCGGGTGCGCAGGCAGTGATTGACGCTGAAGTCGCGCAGATCAAGGAATGGGTGGCGGAATACTATCAAAAATATAGTCGAGCGAAGGTTTGA